The following are encoded in a window of Burkholderiales bacterium genomic DNA:
- a CDS encoding PIN domain-containing protein, whose protein sequence is MRQREAVFVDSGAWIALALSRDPLHAQAREQWDLLQGSAARLHTSVPVVIETFTFLERNANRDVALAWKDSIYGPGTVRILPCELRDLEQSWEYFRRKDLHKLSAVDATSFTLMKRARIRLAFTFDHHFSVVGFRLVA, encoded by the coding sequence ATGCGCCAGCGAGAGGCGGTTTTCGTCGATAGCGGAGCATGGATCGCACTTGCGCTATCACGAGATCCGCTGCATGCGCAAGCGCGAGAACAATGGGATCTGTTACAGGGATCTGCCGCCAGGCTGCATACGTCCGTTCCCGTAGTCATCGAGACATTCACGTTTCTCGAACGTAACGCCAACCGGGACGTGGCACTGGCATGGAAAGATTCGATCTACGGGCCCGGCACCGTCAGGATTCTTCCCTGCGAGCTTCGCGACCTCGAGCAGTCCTGGGAGTACTTCCGGCGCAAGGACCTGCACAAGCTCTCAGCCGTTGACGCAACCAGCTTCACCCTCATGAAGCGCGCGCGCATCCGGCTTGCCTTCACGTTCGATCACCACTTCTCCGTGGTTGGATTCAGACTGGTGGCGTAA
- a CDS encoding FAD-dependent monooxygenase — MPANTSRPRRALIVGGSLAGLLAGNLLHRAGWQVDIYERTSGVLEGRGAGITILPGLIEGFRAAGVEATEESLGVLLPARIALDRAGRILAERPFPQVMTSWRRLYEALKEVFPPQRYHAGMTFERVEQRADTVVGHFSDGQHIEADLLIGADGLRSAVRMQLAPDIKPYYAGYIAWRCLTDEHALSPATHATLFDRYAVCVAPGEQGIGYPVPGPEHGVAPGQRQYNVVWYHPVPDNEALVDLHTDDTGRHHPNGIPPSLIRVQVRKEMTQLAQRVLAPQFAEAVERARVVFFQPIVDLELPRLVFGRAVILGDAAFVARPHVAMGVPKAAGDALALVDALTGNDDCRAALRAFEEQRLRIGAAIVERGRYLGAYMEAQLKSPAERRLAEARRIPERVMLETAAPFDYERLAAARG, encoded by the coding sequence ATGCCCGCCAATACCTCACGGCCCCGCCGAGCGTTGATCGTCGGCGGCTCGCTCGCCGGACTGCTCGCGGGCAACCTTCTGCACCGCGCCGGATGGCAAGTCGACATCTACGAGCGCACCAGCGGTGTGCTCGAGGGGCGCGGTGCCGGCATCACGATCCTTCCCGGCCTGATCGAAGGCTTTCGCGCCGCCGGCGTCGAGGCTACCGAAGAATCGCTCGGCGTGCTGCTGCCCGCGCGCATCGCCCTGGATCGCGCCGGCCGGATCCTCGCCGAGCGCCCGTTTCCGCAGGTCATGACGTCGTGGCGCAGGCTGTACGAAGCGCTCAAGGAAGTGTTCCCCCCGCAGCGCTACCACGCCGGCATGACCTTCGAGCGCGTCGAGCAGAGGGCCGACACGGTGGTCGGACACTTTTCCGATGGCCAGCACATCGAGGCGGATCTGCTGATCGGCGCCGACGGCCTGCGCTCGGCGGTGCGCATGCAGCTCGCCCCCGACATCAAACCGTACTACGCGGGCTACATCGCCTGGCGCTGCCTCACCGACGAACACGCCTTGTCGCCCGCCACGCACGCCACGCTCTTCGACCGGTATGCAGTCTGCGTGGCGCCGGGCGAGCAGGGCATCGGCTATCCGGTGCCCGGGCCGGAGCACGGCGTCGCGCCCGGCCAGCGGCAGTACAACGTCGTCTGGTACCACCCCGTGCCGGACAACGAAGCGCTGGTCGATCTGCATACCGACGATACCGGCCGCCACCATCCGAACGGCATCCCGCCGTCGCTGATCCGCGTGCAGGTACGCAAGGAGATGACGCAACTCGCGCAGCGCGTGCTGGCGCCGCAGTTCGCCGAAGCGGTCGAGCGCGCGCGGGTGGTGTTCTTCCAGCCCATCGTCGATCTTGAGCTGCCGCGGCTGGTGTTCGGACGCGCGGTCATCCTCGGCGACGCCGCGTTCGTCGCTCGGCCGCACGTCGCGATGGGCGTGCCCAAAGCGGCCGGCGACGCCCTGGCGCTGGTCGACGCGCTCACCGGCAACGACGATTGCCGCGCCGCCCTGCGCGCCTTCGAAGAACAGCGCCTGCGCATCGGCGCGGCGATCGTCGAGCGCGGGCGTTACCTCGGCGCGTACATGGAAGCGCAGTTGAAATCACCCGCAGAGCGTCGGCTGGCCGAAGCCCGGCGCATCCCGGAGCGGGTAATGCTCGAAACCGCCGCGCCCTTCGACTACGAGCGCCTGGCCGCCGCAAGGGGGTAG
- a CDS encoding LuxR C-terminal-related transcriptional regulator: MRVLLAVPPGLLGEALERMIGEVVPQAQVTTVAIDGTDPLVLPQVDVGLVLIDVDSLADRAPAAIAQCASTFRVAPIVAVANPGDARVMDQVLRAGATGYLPKNYSHSMMQAVLRLVLEGAAYRPVLTETAAPAEAPTLADLGLTPRQTEVLSLLAQGKSNEAIARQLGISVGVVKLHVNAIFKALDVQSRTEAVLIAVRYGVVSPQQLRDAEHGRFNLDWLLPHMHHRHFKKDSIVFRIGDPGEQLFYLQRGTVSLVELQREMHAGDLFGEVAIFSPDHRRTSTAQCVTEADVFSLDAEQVRRIYASNPQFALYLIYLIARRLMADRQRAA; encoded by the coding sequence ATGAGAGTGCTGCTGGCGGTGCCGCCCGGGCTGCTCGGGGAGGCGCTCGAGCGGATGATCGGCGAGGTGGTCCCACAAGCCCAGGTCACCACCGTCGCGATCGACGGCACCGATCCCCTGGTTCTGCCGCAGGTCGACGTGGGTCTGGTGCTCATCGACGTCGACAGCCTCGCCGACCGTGCTCCCGCCGCGATCGCCCAGTGCGCATCCACCTTCCGGGTGGCTCCGATCGTCGCCGTGGCCAACCCCGGCGACGCGCGGGTCATGGACCAGGTACTGCGCGCCGGCGCCACCGGCTACCTGCCGAAAAACTACTCCCACAGCATGATGCAGGCGGTGCTCCGACTGGTGCTGGAGGGAGCAGCCTATCGGCCGGTGCTGACGGAAACCGCCGCCCCGGCCGAAGCGCCCACGCTCGCCGACCTTGGACTCACTCCCAGGCAGACCGAAGTGCTGTCTCTGCTCGCCCAAGGCAAGTCGAACGAAGCGATCGCCAGGCAGCTCGGCATCTCGGTGGGCGTGGTGAAGCTGCACGTCAACGCCATCTTCAAGGCGCTCGACGTGCAGTCGCGCACCGAGGCGGTGCTGATCGCCGTGCGCTACGGAGTGGTGTCGCCGCAGCAACTGCGCGACGCGGAACACGGCCGATTCAACCTGGACTGGCTGCTGCCGCACATGCACCACCGCCACTTCAAGAAGGACAGCATCGTATTCAGAATAGGCGATCCGGGCGAACAGTTGTTCTATCTGCAGCGCGGTACGGTGAGCCTAGTCGAATTGCAGCGGGAGATGCATGCGGGCGACCTGTTCGGCGAAGTGGCGATCTTCTCGCCCGATCACCGGCGCACCAGCACTGCCCAGTGCGTGACGGAGGCAGACGTGTTCTCGCTCGACGCCGAGCAGGTGCGGCGCATCTACGCGTCGAACCCGCAGTTCGCGCTCTACCTCATCTACCTCATCGCACGCCGCCTGATGGCCGATCGTCAGCGCGCGGCCTGA
- a CDS encoding adenylate/guanylate cyclase domain-containing protein: MRVPSLEPSRSPGLPWRAGLVAGAAIGALAAGLGYLEAGRGVEERFALRWLFSARGEIGPPAGVAIVAINRRSAREIFLPEDPARFHRCRGLSIGTPRYGYAPLPALPARWPRCLHAVLIERLSAAGARVIVFDVLFRSRRALPIHGETEDVLAEEDRRLACAARESARVLIAGKLEPGHGDTLAPAPLSPLIEEAVLGMAPAPLPVTGVDRYDRFHVFVNDGWPTVTLPALAALAYALPAYDRFRRLLVEAAPRLGADLPPSARDIKSGNLETTALLLRAGLARDTAAQANLHAVLDRTDPGADHAAELMRSMLAIYAGPPTRHTNFYGRPGRIPTRDFSDVLALSAPELSAWARDKVIVVGYHEDEAVEQVEHFPTAFTAPGQVGHSGVEILATAIGNLLERSDLRVASHGLRIGAPLALALLVCVAAYSAGTALALALALAAAAAYAGLAFLAFAHARLWFPLAVPLASTLVLGLGSGLAFRYREARRQQERIRSLFVKFVPRGFVEAFERNAENALAQRQSLECISVATDAAQFTTLAESMAPHELAQLLNRYFERLFRPVAETDGFVSDIVGDAMLALWPLRAPHTRSAACHALLEMLEATTEFSRTAAKGGLQTRFGAHLGPVSLGAIGGHERYEYRAVGDAVNVSNRLQELNKKLGTRILVSHPLIDGLDRFQVRDLGWFRLRGKVRALHVYELIGLSLKVTPETARLCAQFSQIARAIHASELQRAGSLLREVRTEFPGDKAAEFLLDVLARPGAVRDGVIIPD; the protein is encoded by the coding sequence GTGCGTGTTCCATCGCTCGAGCCGTCCCGCTCCCCCGGCCTGCCGTGGCGCGCCGGCCTTGTCGCAGGCGCCGCGATCGGCGCGCTGGCGGCGGGGCTCGGTTACCTCGAAGCCGGGCGCGGGGTCGAGGAACGGTTCGCGCTGCGCTGGCTGTTCAGCGCGCGCGGCGAGATCGGGCCACCGGCGGGCGTTGCGATCGTGGCGATAAATCGCCGTTCCGCGCGCGAGATCTTTCTTCCCGAGGATCCTGCCCGCTTTCATCGTTGCCGCGGGCTGTCGATCGGCACGCCACGGTACGGGTACGCACCGCTGCCCGCCCTGCCGGCGCGCTGGCCGCGCTGCCTGCACGCGGTCCTGATCGAACGGCTCTCCGCGGCCGGCGCGCGCGTCATCGTGTTCGACGTCCTGTTCCGCAGTCGCCGTGCGCTCCCGATTCACGGCGAGACCGAGGACGTGCTCGCCGAGGAGGACCGGCGGCTCGCGTGCGCGGCGCGCGAGAGCGCACGGGTGCTGATCGCGGGCAAGCTGGAGCCCGGGCACGGCGACACGCTCGCACCCGCGCCGCTTTCGCCCCTGATCGAGGAAGCCGTGCTCGGCATGGCGCCCGCCCCGCTGCCGGTGACCGGTGTGGACCGCTACGACCGGTTTCACGTGTTCGTGAACGACGGCTGGCCCACCGTCACGCTGCCGGCGCTCGCGGCCCTCGCCTACGCGTTGCCGGCCTACGACCGCTTTCGAAGACTGCTGGTGGAGGCCGCGCCGCGGCTGGGCGCGGACCTGCCCCCCTCCGCCCGGGATATAAAAAGCGGCAATCTGGAGACCACCGCCCTGCTGTTGCGCGCGGGTTTGGCGCGCGACACGGCGGCACAGGCAAACCTTCATGCCGTTCTGGACCGTACAGACCCAGGCGCCGACCACGCCGCCGAGCTGATGCGCAGCATGCTCGCCATTTACGCCGGACCGCCCACCCGTCACACCAATTTCTATGGCCGGCCCGGCCGTATTCCCACCCGTGATTTCTCGGACGTGCTGGCACTGAGCGCGCCCGAGCTGTCGGCCTGGGCGCGAGACAAGGTCATCGTCGTGGGATACCACGAAGACGAAGCCGTCGAACAGGTCGAGCACTTCCCGACCGCGTTCACCGCGCCGGGGCAGGTCGGTCACAGCGGGGTGGAGATCCTGGCTACCGCGATCGGCAACCTGCTGGAGCGGTCGGACCTGCGCGTGGCTTCGCATGGGCTGCGTATCGGGGCTCCCCTGGCGCTCGCGCTGCTGGTCTGCGTGGCCGCCTATTCCGCCGGCACGGCGCTGGCTCTCGCGCTGGCCCTTGCCGCCGCCGCGGCCTATGCGGGGCTCGCGTTCCTCGCCTTTGCCCACGCAAGACTGTGGTTTCCGCTCGCGGTTCCGCTGGCGAGCACCCTGGTGCTGGGTCTGGGATCGGGTCTGGCGTTCCGCTACCGCGAAGCACGCCGGCAACAGGAGCGCATCCGTTCGCTGTTCGTCAAGTTCGTGCCGCGCGGGTTTGTCGAAGCCTTCGAGCGCAACGCGGAGAACGCGCTCGCGCAGCGGCAGTCCCTGGAGTGCATCAGCGTGGCGACCGATGCGGCGCAGTTCACGACGCTGGCCGAGAGCATGGCGCCGCACGAGCTGGCGCAACTGCTCAACCGCTATTTCGAGCGGCTGTTCCGCCCCGTCGCCGAGACCGACGGCTTCGTCTCCGACATCGTCGGCGATGCGATGCTCGCGCTATGGCCTCTGCGCGCGCCGCACACCCGGAGTGCTGCCTGCCACGCGTTGCTGGAGATGCTGGAGGCGACCACCGAGTTCAGCCGCACGGCGGCGAAAGGCGGGTTGCAGACGCGCTTCGGCGCGCACCTCGGCCCGGTCAGCCTCGGCGCCATCGGGGGGCACGAGCGCTACGAGTACCGGGCAGTGGGCGATGCGGTCAACGTGTCCAACCGGTTGCAGGAACTGAACAAGAAACTCGGCACGCGCATTCTGGTCTCGCACCCGCTGATCGACGGCCTGGACCGATTCCAGGTTCGAGACCTGGGCTGGTTCCGGTTGCGCGGCAAGGTCCGCGCGCTGCACGTGTACGAACTGATTGGACTGAGTCTGAAGGTCACGCCGGAGACGGCGCGCCTTTGTGCGCAGTTCTCGCAAATCGCCCGGGCGATCCACGCTTCGGAACTCCAGCGTGCTGGCTCGTTGTTGCGGGAAGTCCGAACGGAGTTTCCGGGCGACAAAGCCGCCGAATTCCTGCTCGACGTCCTGGCGCGCCCCGGCGCCGTGCGCGACGGCGTCATTATCCCTGACTGA
- a CDS encoding ribbon-helix-helix protein, CopG family: protein MEKTQIYLRKEELAALREAAARSGRSIAELVREAIRKVVLKPQTTGPVAIWDGEPKRTSVEHDSVHDEP, encoded by the coding sequence ATGGAAAAGACTCAGATTTACCTGCGAAAGGAAGAGCTCGCTGCCCTGCGCGAAGCGGCGGCGCGGTCGGGACGCAGCATCGCAGAACTTGTTCGCGAAGCAATCCGCAAGGTCGTGCTCAAGCCGCAGACTACAGGCCCCGTAGCCATCTGGGACGGCGAGCCCAAGCGGACTTCCGTCGAGCACGACAGCGTTCACGACGAGCCCTGA
- a CDS encoding bacterial transcriptional activator domain-containing protein, producing the protein MYAAPEVVGREGCSSAPDKSGRFDRAGSAPEGEVERADRLLPIRIYTLGRFSVAIDGQPVCSNGKGQQRPFGLLKALIALGGREVAASRLWECLWPDSEGDLGVRNLTITVHRLRRQLRCHAAILQHDGKLSLNDRVCWVDTWHFERLANEALHSLEENVQKKDAEPKARAALALYGGHFLARESEESWMLSLRLRLETRFERLVAAWSEHLEEHARFGQSVDVCRAALEQDPLNESLYRRLMSCYLKAGELAEVVRMYRRCWEALSKGLGAQPSEETQRLYLEGLQAAALRTGHAPVHQHRHLRAESAAVPEEGDASSG; encoded by the coding sequence ATGTACGCGGCGCCAGAGGTCGTTGGCCGAGAGGGTTGTTCCAGTGCGCCGGACAAGTCCGGCCGATTCGATCGCGCGGGCTCCGCGCCCGAAGGCGAGGTGGAGCGGGCGGACCGTCTGTTGCCGATCCGCATCTACACGCTGGGGCGCTTTAGCGTGGCGATCGACGGGCAGCCGGTTTGCTCCAATGGCAAAGGTCAGCAGCGGCCGTTCGGCTTGCTCAAAGCGCTGATCGCGCTCGGTGGCCGGGAAGTCGCAGCGAGCCGCTTGTGGGAATGTCTGTGGCCGGATTCCGAAGGCGATCTGGGCGTTCGCAATCTCACCATCACCGTGCACCGCCTGCGCCGGCAACTGCGCTGTCATGCCGCGATCCTTCAGCACGACGGCAAGCTCAGCCTGAACGACCGGGTCTGCTGGGTGGACACGTGGCACTTCGAGCGCCTGGCCAACGAAGCGCTGCACAGCCTGGAGGAGAATGTTCAGAAGAAGGACGCCGAGCCCAAAGCGCGCGCCGCGCTTGCGCTCTATGGCGGGCACTTCCTCGCGCGCGAATCGGAAGAATCCTGGATGCTGTCGCTGCGCCTGCGCCTGGAAACGAGGTTCGAACGGCTGGTGGCGGCATGGTCTGAACACCTCGAAGAGCACGCGCGCTTCGGCCAGTCGGTGGACGTCTGCCGTGCCGCGCTGGAACAGGATCCGTTGAACGAATCGCTCTATCGCCGGCTGATGAGCTGTTATCTGAAAGCAGGCGAACTGGCGGAGGTGGTGCGCATGTACCGGCGCTGCTGGGAGGCGTTGAGCAAAGGCCTGGGGGCGCAGCCGTCGGAGGAGACTCAGCGCCTCTACCTCGAAGGACTGCAGGCCGCCGCCTTGCGCACCGGCCATGCGCCCGTGCACCAACATCGGCATCTGCGCGCCGAATCGGCCGCGGTGCCGGAGGAAGGCGATGCGTCGAGCGGTTAG
- a CDS encoding NAD(P)-dependent oxidoreductase, producing MATLPRIGWIGAGRMGVPMAGFVLKAGYPVAVFSRTATNRGKLVAQGAQEATSIAQCAAASDIVFSSIPDDAALGAVALGPQGVLASLRRGGIFADTSTVSPEASSAVAEEAQRRGVAYLRIPISGNAASAQKGEVTALVSGPAPAWNTVKPVVETFSKVQVYLGEGEEARYMKLVINALVVNLAQGMAEAFALGRKAGLRWSVMLDTIGQSTLASPWLKAKVALMKARDFSPTMTTRLILKDLDLILAAARATGVPMPLTAVTRQMMQAAVGEGYGEDDYLSTIKLMEKQSGLRTDRVE from the coding sequence ATGGCGACGTTGCCACGCATCGGGTGGATCGGGGCGGGCCGGATGGGCGTACCGATGGCGGGATTCGTTCTGAAGGCCGGCTATCCCGTTGCGGTGTTTTCGCGCACCGCGACCAATCGCGGCAAGCTCGTGGCGCAAGGCGCGCAGGAAGCGACCAGCATCGCGCAATGCGCGGCCGCCTCGGACATCGTCTTTTCTTCGATCCCGGACGATGCCGCGCTCGGCGCAGTCGCGCTCGGCCCGCAGGGGGTGCTTGCCAGCCTCCGGCGCGGCGGGATTTTCGCGGACACCAGCACCGTTTCGCCCGAAGCCTCCAGCGCCGTCGCCGAGGAGGCGCAGCGTCGCGGCGTGGCGTATCTGCGCATTCCCATTTCCGGCAACGCGGCTTCCGCTCAGAAAGGAGAAGTGACCGCACTGGTCTCCGGTCCGGCGCCGGCCTGGAACACGGTCAAGCCGGTGGTCGAGACCTTCAGCAAAGTGCAGGTCTACCTCGGCGAAGGCGAAGAGGCGCGCTACATGAAGCTGGTGATCAATGCGCTGGTCGTCAATCTCGCGCAGGGCATGGCGGAAGCCTTTGCGCTGGGACGCAAGGCGGGACTCCGCTGGTCTGTCATGCTCGACACCATCGGCCAGAGCACCCTCGCCTCGCCCTGGCTCAAGGCGAAGGTCGCGCTGATGAAGGCGCGCGATTTCAGTCCTACCATGACCACGCGGCTGATCCTCAAGGATCTCGACCTGATTCTCGCCGCTGCGCGGGCGACCGGTGTGCCGATGCCGCTCACCGCCGTCACGCGGCAGATGATGCAGGCTGCAGTCGGCGAAGGCTACGGCGAAGACGACTACCTGTCGACCATCAAGCTGATGGAAAAGCAGTCGGGGCTGCGCACGGACCGTGTGGAGTGA
- a CDS encoding tetratricopeptide repeat protein: MVRSKRFELQGRSRERKFPLLLVVITITTITKSPSGLAADEEGGCTPVIGRVVSVQGTVEAQRAGALSWTRISRLDTPVCEGDRLRAARASRAAVFLQPENLIRLDQNSEILFSHTAEETLLEFFQEHTAVAPDALTQGCGAGYVITRFPKKFRIRTPHVNAAVEGTEFLVALRCEVTELAVFEGKVRAQATAQLEEQVLASGQVLSASAAEPPAIRLLVRPADAVQWALYYPPLSDAGIAVPSAEECAQLPAGAIRQVCFAQRAEHLLRLGRVEEAESEISMALAETPASGDALAIRAVISVVKGDKDGALSAAQNAVQISPASSRAWLALSYAQQAQFKLEDATKSVRRAAELSPDSSLTQARLAEMFMSLGRTGDAEKAARRAVEANSNEERAHTVLGFVHLAQINVKEAQADFLKAIERDSTAPLPRLGLGLAIIRQGQLVPGREQLEIAVALDPTNSLLRSYVGKAYYEENTRERDQLAATQFDLAKQLDPNDPTPWFYQAILALVANQPTQALSNLQQSIRLNDHRAIYRSTLLLEEDIATRSLSLARLYRALGFDQLAIAEAARSLTAEPGNFSAHRFLSDTYATLPRHDIARVSELLQAQVRQLLSAEPIQPQLSEDRLFISRGAISQEPGTFEFTDLFIQHGMAARIRVLDGTQDTYADEAGISALLDHASLSIGRFYYETEGFRPNNDYQRRISNAFLQISPSQSLNLQVELRNSDFERGDLVLRFDPSNFRPERAKVKNSIDRLSARYGFGVGNDVVLSFIHNDSLVDFEFPGLITILEHTDNSLAEAQSIVRFGPIGATLGGGYVRGHNNVNFGGFLTADTLQTQSNGYAYFNVHVSPGFLLTAGLSADQFEDPLVERSKTSPKLGAIFSPLNSLTIRAAVFETMNRILPTNQTLEPTQIAGFNQFFDEPNGSTSTRKGIGTDYKLSNAIYLGGEVAERDIQWVLIDPIANLAEDGDWTEKTGRVYAYATIGPHVALSAEVYREHYKRAPGFQGAEEFLELRSTRIPIGMNIFVGGRVVIRGYVSHYKQEGIFIDSFGSPFQGDERFTTVDAQVSYYLPRRSGVITIDGRNLGDRNARYQESNLAAPRFVPQRQLFLSLVLRL, translated from the coding sequence ATGGTTCGGTCGAAGCGGTTCGAGCTGCAGGGGAGGTCCCGGGAACGCAAGTTCCCCCTGCTGCTTGTCGTCATAACCATAACAACAATAACGAAGAGCCCTTCCGGTCTGGCAGCAGATGAGGAAGGCGGCTGCACGCCCGTCATCGGCCGCGTCGTTTCCGTGCAAGGCACGGTCGAAGCGCAGCGCGCCGGCGCGCTGTCCTGGACCCGCATCAGCCGTCTCGACACACCGGTCTGCGAAGGCGACCGGTTGCGTGCGGCGCGCGCGAGCCGCGCCGCGGTCTTTCTCCAGCCGGAAAACCTGATCCGGCTCGACCAGAACAGCGAGATCCTCTTCAGCCACACCGCGGAAGAGACGCTGCTTGAATTCTTCCAGGAACACACCGCGGTCGCGCCGGATGCGCTGACCCAGGGCTGCGGCGCGGGCTATGTCATCACGCGCTTTCCGAAGAAATTCCGCATCCGCACGCCGCACGTGAACGCCGCGGTCGAGGGCACGGAGTTTCTGGTGGCGTTGCGCTGCGAGGTGACCGAGCTGGCGGTGTTCGAAGGCAAGGTCCGCGCGCAGGCGACCGCCCAGCTCGAAGAGCAGGTATTGGCAAGCGGACAGGTGCTCTCCGCCAGCGCGGCCGAGCCGCCGGCGATCCGCCTGCTCGTCAGACCGGCCGACGCGGTGCAATGGGCGCTCTACTACCCGCCGCTGAGCGACGCCGGCATCGCCGTGCCGAGCGCCGAAGAGTGCGCGCAACTGCCGGCGGGCGCGATCCGCCAGGTGTGCTTCGCCCAGCGCGCCGAGCACCTCCTGCGCCTCGGGCGGGTGGAGGAAGCGGAGAGCGAAATTTCAATGGCACTCGCAGAGACGCCGGCAAGCGGCGACGCGCTGGCGATCCGCGCGGTGATCAGCGTCGTCAAGGGCGACAAGGACGGCGCGCTCTCGGCGGCGCAGAACGCCGTGCAGATCTCGCCCGCTTCCTCGCGCGCCTGGCTGGCGCTCTCCTACGCCCAGCAGGCGCAGTTCAAGCTGGAGGACGCAACGAAGAGCGTCCGGCGGGCGGCTGAACTCTCACCGGACAGCTCGCTGACGCAGGCTCGCCTGGCGGAAATGTTCATGTCGCTGGGCCGCACGGGCGACGCCGAAAAGGCCGCGCGACGCGCGGTCGAAGCCAATTCGAACGAAGAGCGCGCCCACACGGTGCTCGGCTTCGTGCATCTGGCACAGATCAACGTCAAGGAGGCGCAAGCCGATTTCCTGAAAGCCATCGAACGCGACTCGACCGCTCCGCTCCCAAGATTGGGGCTGGGACTCGCGATCATCCGCCAGGGCCAGCTCGTCCCCGGCCGCGAACAGCTCGAGATCGCGGTGGCCCTCGATCCGACCAATTCGCTACTCAGAAGCTACGTCGGCAAGGCTTACTACGAGGAGAACACCAGGGAGCGCGATCAGCTCGCCGCGACGCAGTTCGACCTCGCCAAGCAACTCGACCCCAACGATCCGACGCCGTGGTTCTACCAGGCAATCCTTGCCCTCGTCGCGAATCAACCAACCCAAGCCCTCTCTAACCTTCAACAATCGATCCGTCTTAACGACCACCGAGCAATTTACAGATCGACACTACTCTTGGAAGAAGACATCGCGACTCGAAGTCTTAGTCTGGCAAGACTTTACCGGGCCTTAGGCTTTGATCAACTTGCTATCGCAGAAGCAGCAAGATCGTTGACCGCGGAGCCAGGCAACTTTTCAGCGCATCGCTTCCTTTCTGACACCTACGCAACTTTGCCGAGACACGACATTGCCCGCGTCAGCGAACTTCTCCAAGCTCAAGTTCGACAGTTACTGAGCGCAGAGCCTATACAACCGCAGCTCAGCGAAGATCGATTGTTCATTTCTAGGGGTGCAATCTCACAAGAACCTGGCACTTTCGAATTCACCGATCTCTTTATACAACATGGGATGGCCGCTCGAATCCGTGTTCTTGACGGAACACAAGATACCTACGCTGATGAAGCCGGGATCTCCGCTTTGCTAGACCATGCATCACTAAGCATCGGGAGGTTTTACTACGAGACAGAGGGCTTCCGTCCAAACAACGACTATCAAAGACGTATTTCAAACGCATTTTTGCAGATTTCTCCCTCGCAATCTCTCAACCTGCAAGTCGAACTTCGTAACTCCGACTTCGAGCGCGGAGACCTGGTGCTACGGTTCGATCCAAGCAACTTTCGTCCGGAGCGAGCAAAAGTTAAGAACAGTATCGATCGGTTGAGCGCCCGCTACGGTTTTGGCGTAGGAAACGATGTGGTTCTTTCGTTCATACATAACGACTCCTTGGTCGATTTTGAGTTCCCCGGGCTGATTACCATTCTTGAGCATACCGACAACTCGCTCGCGGAGGCACAGTCGATAGTCAGGTTCGGACCCATTGGGGCAACGCTAGGCGGAGGATATGTTCGAGGTCACAACAACGTGAACTTCGGAGGATTTCTGACTGCAGACACGTTGCAGACACAAAGCAACGGTTACGCCTACTTCAACGTGCATGTCTCGCCAGGGTTTCTGTTGACCGCTGGACTCAGTGCTGACCAGTTTGAAGACCCATTAGTAGAACGAAGCAAGACCAGCCCCAAACTGGGGGCCATCTTCAGTCCCTTGAACAGCTTGACGATTCGGGCGGCCGTTTTCGAAACCATGAATCGCATTCTTCCTACCAATCAGACTCTAGAGCCCACACAGATCGCCGGATTCAATCAGTTTTTTGACGAACCCAATGGCTCAACGTCGACCAGAAAGGGAATTGGAACAGATTACAAACTGAGCAATGCAATCTATCTCGGCGGCGAGGTGGCAGAACGAGACATCCAATGGGTCCTCATCGATCCGATTGCAAACCTAGCTGAAGACGGCGACTGGACTGAGAAAACGGGCCGAGTCTATGCATACGCCACGATCGGGCCACATGTTGCCCTCTCCGCAGAAGTCTATCGCGAACACTATAAGCGAGCTCCCGGATTTCAGGGCGCAGAAGAATTCCTTGAGTTGCGCAGCACTCGTATTCCTATCGGAATGAACATTTTCGTAGGCGGTAGGGTGGTAATCAGAGGTTATGTGTCCCACTACAAGCAAGAAGGGATCTTCATCGACTCGTTTGGTAGCCCATTTCAGGGAGACGAACGGTTTACTACCGTAGACGCTCAGGTGTCCTACTACCTTCCTAGAAGGTCAGGCGTCATCACGATAGACGGCCGCAACTTGGGCGATCGGAATGCCAGATACCAAGAAAGCAATTTGGCAGCACCCCGATTCGTACCCCAAAGGCAGCTGTTCCTATCTCTTGTACTGAGACTGTGA